One part of the Phoenix dactylifera cultivar Barhee BC4 chromosome 4, palm_55x_up_171113_PBpolish2nd_filt_p, whole genome shotgun sequence genome encodes these proteins:
- the LOC103712707 gene encoding 50S ribosomal protein L31, chloroplastic, with amino-acid sequence MALSLKTPFLPAMRRPTSTSKLPQRLEVGRFSCRKKGVHPEFYEDARVYCNGELVMTTGGTQPEYTVDVWSGNHPFYLGNRSALLMEDDQVEKFRKKYGQLSSLMEIPVLKGEILLPPKKKSASGKGKGKK; translated from the exons ATGGCGCTAAGCCTCAAAACCCCCTTCCTTCCCGCGATGAGGAGGCCCACCTCCACCTCCAAACTCCCTCAACGCCTCGAG gTGGGGAGGTTTTCGTGCCGGAAGAAGGGAGTGCACCCGGAGTTCTACGAGGACGCGCGGGTGTACTGCAACGGCGAGCTGGTGATGACCACCGGCGGGACCCAGCCGGAGTACACGGTGGACGTGTGGTCCGGGAACCACCCCTTCTACCTAGGGAATCGCTCTGCGCTCCTCATGGAAGACGACCAGGTCGAGAAGTTCCGAAAGAAGTACGGCCAGCTCTCCTCTCTCATGGAAATCCCCGTCCTCAAGGGCGAGATCCTCCTCCCACCCAAGAAGAAATCCGCCTCCGGCAAGGGCaagggcaaaaaataa
- the LOC103712725 gene encoding uncharacterized protein LOC103712725, producing MPYFELHTLTAENPTSPSSLLIFPPLSDPAMDPVKAEKETAMRRYRRLKKIAKLFRLLEVFAALLLLSWSSARLPAAARLSGDFLRRLAGVLLSPCFVFILGNTIILVLFVKSRQLSSSTDGVGGDIHDQFLETRGRIDFPPPPPPTLAAPEEVVFEDKMVCTETRTCRRSRSEKIKHRRKSPELRRSESDVGPKGAKPPPPPPAAPASEEDERETSADDAEEFRCMIEAFIAKQTRFHLEESMAIVSAEGPHPLITSAGSSEPNILN from the coding sequence atgCCATATTTCGAACTCCACACGCTTACCGCAGAGAATCCGACCTCGCCGTCCTCCCTCTTGATCTTCCCTCCACTGTCCGATCCGGCCATGGACCCCGTGAAGGCGGAGAAGGAGACCGCGATGCGGCGCTACCGCCGCCTCAAGAAGATCGCGAAGCTCTTCCGCCTCCTCGAGGTCTTCgccgccctcctcctcctctcctggtCCTCCGCGCGCCTTCCAGCCGCCGCCCGCCTCTCCGGCGACTTCCTCCGCCGCCTCGCCGGCGTCCTCCTCAGTCCCTGCTTCGTCTTCATTCTCGGCAACACCATCATCCTTGTCCTATTCGTCAAGTCCCGCCAGCTGTCCTCATCCACCGACGGCGTCGGCGGCGACATCCACGACCAGTTCCTGGAGACCCGCGGTCGGATCGATTtccccccgccgccgccgccgacgcTGGCGGCGCCGGAGGAGGTCGTGTTCGAGGACAAGATGGTGTGCACGGAGACCCGCACGTGCCGGAGGAGCCGGTCGGAGAAGATCAAGCACCGGCGGAAATCGCCGGAGCTCCGGCGCTCGGAGTCGGATGTTGGGCCGAAGGGAGCGAAGCCCCCGCCGCCACCTCCAGCGGCGCCGGCGTCGGAGGAGGATGAGCGGGAGACGAGCGCCGACGACGCGGAGGAGTTCCGGTGCATGATAGAGGCGTTCATCGCGAAGCAGACGAGGTTTCATCTCGAGGAATCGATGGCAATCGTCTCCGCCGAAGGACCACACCCACTAATCACCTCCGCAGGATCATCAGAACCTAATATTTTAAACTga